One stretch of Alcaligenes aquatilis DNA includes these proteins:
- a CDS encoding shikimate kinase yields MNHSLPAELMPVEHPDPLSDAELLHLQQTGPRPIILVGMMGAGKTTIGRQLARELKREFMDLDHELEARSGVRVSTIFEFEGEQGFRKRESAVLDICSRQSGIVLATGGGAILSEANRQIIKDRGIVVYLCATVDELYRRVARDRNRPLLQTADPRARIQELLQAREPLYEEVADIRFETGSAPVHHAVRHLLSQLKERGC; encoded by the coding sequence ATGAACCACTCTTTACCCGCCGAGCTGATGCCTGTAGAACATCCTGATCCTTTATCAGACGCCGAGCTGCTCCATTTACAACAAACTGGCCCACGTCCCATTATTTTAGTGGGCATGATGGGAGCCGGTAAAACAACCATTGGCCGCCAATTGGCGCGGGAGCTCAAACGCGAGTTTATGGACCTTGACCACGAGCTGGAAGCCCGGAGCGGCGTGCGAGTGTCCACTATCTTTGAGTTCGAAGGCGAGCAAGGGTTCCGCAAACGTGAATCAGCGGTGCTCGATATTTGTTCGCGCCAGAGCGGTATCGTGTTGGCAACGGGAGGCGGGGCCATTTTGTCCGAGGCCAATCGCCAGATCATTAAAGATCGCGGTATCGTAGTGTACTTGTGTGCCACTGTAGACGAGCTGTACCGTCGCGTGGCCCGAGACCGTAACCGACCGCTGTTGCAAACAGCGGACCCACGCGCCCGCATCCAGGAACTGTTGCAAGCGCGCGAACCCCTCTATGAAGAAGTGGCGGATATCCGCTTTGAAACTGGCTCGGCGCCGGTTCATCATGCGGTGCGCCATTTATTGTCCCAGTTGAAAGAACGAGGTTGCTAA